The genomic DNA GATTTTAGGATGACAGAAATCTATGATATAGGAGGGAATCAATCAAGACTATGCGCCTTCTCCAGTTTCTCAGTCTTCTCAGTGGCGAGACCAGCATCCCTCCTGAGGGGCGTAAAGACTTCATCAGGGAAGTCACCTTTAGGAATTATGCCCGATCGAAGGTCTTAGTTTGGTTTACCTTTATCTTAGCAGTAGGAATTTGTGTCGGTGTTGTCTATATTACCAAGCGCTTACCTATCCTAGAGTTCAGTTTGGCGGGGTTTGTCATTTGGCTGCAGGTATTTCTGGTATTTAGCTCCTCAGCGTTTTTGTACCTATCCTCCGTTGAAGATGCTCTTACTGTTCCGGAATTACAAGCTCGCCATGAAAAACTCTGGTATAGCTATGGCATTGCCCTACTGTTTTATACCAATGTCATGTTTCTGTTGAACTGGATACAAACGGGCTTTGTCACTGCTTACATCATTGGTATTTTTATTTTTGCTGTTTTCTTCTACTACCCCAACCGATCGGGGTTTTTAATTTTTAGTCTCAATGCTCTCTTCTACTTCATCTGCATTACTTTTATTCCCAGTCAAGCCACCATGAATAAACCCATTTACTTAACTAACGCTTGGCTCTCGGGCATTGTGGTAACAGGAGCAGCTTGGTTATTTAATCGATTGTTACTGGACTCCCAACTGCGGGATTTTCGCAGCCGTAAAAAAATTGAACAACAAGCGCAAGAACTGCGCAATGCTAACGAACAATTGCAACGCCTAGCTATGATTGATGGCTTGACCCAGGTGTCCAACCGCCGTCTGTTTGACGAAAAATTGGAGCAGGAATGGCGCAGACTCAGCCGATCGGAAAGTCCTCTGTCCATAATTCTCTGTGATGTGGATTACTTCAAAAAGTACAATGATACCTACGGGCACCTGGCAGGGGATGCCTGCCTCAAGGAAGTGGCAAAGGCGATTCAACTGGCTGTCAGACGCCCCGCCGATGTTGTTGCTAGGTACGGGGGGGAAGAATTTGCCGTCATTTTGCCTGAAACTGGGGCAGCGGGAGCATTACACGTAGCCGAAAAAATTTTACAGCAGGTCAGTAGCTTAAAAATTCCCCACCGCACCTCCAGTGTTGCTGACCATGTCACTGTCAGTGTGGGGATTGCCACGACTATACCCAGCATGGATATGCAGCCCACCCAACTGCTACAAAAAGCGGATGAATCCCTCTACCGTGCCAAGCAAGGTGGTAGAAATAGAGTAGTACATCAGTCATTGACCCTAGTGCCATGAAGGACTTTTTTGTCAACGTCAGTCGTTACCCCCGCTACCTAATTTCCATCATGTTGGGGGTGATTTGGTTTGCCCTCCAGCCCCTCGCTCCCCTACTGCGAAAACCTGTGACCGCAATTGCCCTCATCAGTGCTACCATTAGTGCCACAATTTGTCTAGTCCTAATTTTACGGGCCATGTTGGGGCTAGATAGTCTCTAACTTGTTATCCTAGGAGTAGTGAGAAGGAGAAGTTATGTCGGTACTGGAGGACATTGATCAACGGCTAAAGCAACTGGTGACGGTGGTGGAAAAACTAACCCAATATACGGGAGTTTATATGGAATTAGCTCAAGCCCAGGGCGCGCGCCTCGATAAGATTACAGAGGTAATTATCACCCAATCCCATAACATGGAACGATTGTTGCACATATCCATCTCCCAGCAGGAATCCCTCAACACCACCTACAAGACCTTTAATGAGCAAGCCTGTGCTATTTTGGAGCTGTCGCGGACAATGCGGGATGCTATGGAATCTTCCCGAGAACTACTGCGCATGACGGAGGTGGCATCGGATTTAGCTAAGAACAACCAGGCAACCATCCGCGACCTGCTGGAAGAACTGCGCCAGTCCCGCAATAACTAGTCCCATGCCTAAGAAATTACTGTTTGTCTGCCTCGGCAATATTTGCCGATCGCCTGCAGCCGAGAATATCATGAATTTCCTCATAAAACAGCGGGGACTGGAAGGGGAAATCATTTGTGACTCAGCGGGGACAGCGGGTTACCACATCGGTGCACCTCCCGATCGGCGGATGCAGAAAGCGGCTAGGGCAAGGGGAATTGAGATGGTGGGGTCAGCTAGGCAGTTAGAACCAATGGATTTGCGGGAATATGATTTAATTTTGGCGATGGATTACAGTAACTATCGCGATATTCTCAGTCTTGACCCCCAGGGCAAGTATCACGATAAGGTAAGGATGATGTGTAGTTATTGCCGCCAGTACAAGGTGAGGGAAGTGCCAGACCCCTACTATGGTGGGGAGGAGGGTTTTAATTATGTCCTGGATTTGCTGTTGGATGCCTGTGAGGGCTTATTGGAGTCGTTAACTAAGTAGATGCACTTATCCCGTTTTTGGGGGTATTGGTTTTTATTACCCCTCTACCCCTATAGTCAACGCCCCACTCTCTGTCGGGAAATTGTCCCCGATCGGGTTTGGGTGTTCGACCAGTTGCAGGGAATTTTGTACGCGGTGGTGCCAATTCGCATGACGGTTGTGGCGTTGGGGGGGGGAGGTTTGCTAGTCTATGCCCCTGTTGCTCCTACCCAGGAATGTCTGTCCCTGTTACAGCCCTTGATCGATCGTTACGGTGACGTCAAGCACATCATACTGCCTACCACTTCGGGGTTAGAGCACAAGGTATATTTACCCGCTTTTCGCCGCCGCTTTCCCCAGGCGCAGGTATGGTTAGCCCCAGGGCAGTGGAGTTTTCCCATCAATTTGCCCAGCAGTTGGTTGGGCATACAAGGGGAAGTGATTAGGGAGGGGGTTACACCTTGGGGGACAGAATTTGACCATGCAATTTTGCAGATTGATTTGGGTAAGGGCAATTTCGCGGAGATAGCCCTGTATCACAAACCGACGCGCAGTCTCTTGCTGACGGATTTGGTGATTGCCTTTAGCCTGGAGCCACCGGAAATTCTCACGGTTGACCCTTTTCCTCTCCTGTTCCACAGCCGTGACACTGCTGCTGAGATGCCTACGGATACCCCTGAACACCGCCGCAAGGGTTGGCATCGGATTGCTTTGTTTGCCACCTATTTCCGTCCCGCTGCTGTACAATCCCTCTCCCTGTGGGCAACTGTCAAGCAAGCCCTTAGCTCCCCCGATCGTTCTCCCCGTAACTACTTTGGTCTCTATCCTTTCCGCTGGCAACACAATTGGGAGGAGTCTTTCTATCACCTGTGGGGGGGCGGCAGACCGATCGTGGCTCCTATTCTGCAAGAGTTAATATTGCCCCAAGCTCCCTATGCTGTGAAAAATTGGCTTGATCGGGTATGTCAGTGGGATTTTACCCAGATCATTCCCTGTCACTTAAAGGCACCCATCCCTGCTACTGCACAAGATTTGCGTCAAGCCTTTGAGAATACCAAGTTGCCAGACTCTGACACTAAATTTGTCATGGAATTGGAAGCGTTTCTAGTAGAAAAAGGGATTGCTAGACCAAGACCGAAGTCTTAAGAGGCAGCGGTTGGTGTTGTGCAACACAGTGCTATCCAGCATAGGCGAGTGCTAGGATAAAGGCAAGGCTCTGGCGGGGATGAGTTATGGTACAGGTTTTTGGCAAAATTGGTGTGGTTTTGGGTTGCGCTTTTCTGTTAGCTAGTCCTGTTCTATCTGATGTGATGTTTGTTAGTCAAGCTACTGTCAGTCGTCGTGCCACTGTTGTGAGAGTTAGTTCTCCCAGAGATGTGATCAATCGTTTTAGTCCTAGTACTGCTATCTATATCCAAGGTAACCCTGTCAGTGCCAGAGACATCGATCGGTTACAGCAGTTAGTGGAACGTCACCCGAATTTATTCTTGGTTTTGGTGGAATATTCTTCCAACTTGGCGCAAGACCAAACTGCTATTACTGAGGCGGTTAGTCGTCATCCTGGTTTTTTGTCTGTTCGGAATCGGATCACCAATGAAAGGGAGGGAGTGCTAATCACTGTTTATTTTGGTAGTAATGAAGGACGTAGGGTTTTCTTTTTAACAGACCAGCTACCCGATCGGCTCAATGTAGGAGAAAACAATCCTGAACTATTGGAAATTTTTCGTGCCACTGTGCAGTCTGGGGGGGACATTGCCACCGCGATCGAGAGAGTAATCAGCCGTATCAATGGCAGGATTAGACAGGCAGTAGGGTCAGCAGTACAGAGTCAGCCTATTTTCGCCCAAGTCACAGGTGGTCGTAATAACCGTGGTTTGCTACTAGGAATAGGAGTGGGGGTAGGAATTCTCCTTCTGGGTGGTCATGCTTGGTCGATCAGTTATACAGGTAAGAAGAGAAAAGAAGCGATCGGGCTTTTTCCTGATATTGAACGCAAACTGCGGCAGAAGACGGAAGAACTGCTAG from Pseudanabaenaceae cyanobacterium SKYG29 includes the following:
- a CDS encoding DUF751 family protein; translated protein: MKDFFVNVSRYPRYLISIMLGVIWFALQPLAPLLRKPVTAIALISATISATICLVLILRAMLGLDSL
- a CDS encoding diguanylate cyclase; translation: MRLLQFLSLLSGETSIPPEGRKDFIREVTFRNYARSKVLVWFTFILAVGICVGVVYITKRLPILEFSLAGFVIWLQVFLVFSSSAFLYLSSVEDALTVPELQARHEKLWYSYGIALLFYTNVMFLLNWIQTGFVTAYIIGIFIFAVFFYYPNRSGFLIFSLNALFYFICITFIPSQATMNKPIYLTNAWLSGIVVTGAAWLFNRLLLDSQLRDFRSRKKIEQQAQELRNANEQLQRLAMIDGLTQVSNRRLFDEKLEQEWRRLSRSESPLSIILCDVDYFKKYNDTYGHLAGDACLKEVAKAIQLAVRRPADVVARYGGEEFAVILPETGAAGALHVAEKILQQVSSLKIPHRTSSVADHVTVSVGIATTIPSMDMQPTQLLQKADESLYRAKQGGRNRVVHQSLTLVP
- a CDS encoding low molecular weight phosphotyrosine protein phosphatase translates to MPKKLLFVCLGNICRSPAAENIMNFLIKQRGLEGEIICDSAGTAGYHIGAPPDRRMQKAARARGIEMVGSARQLEPMDLREYDLILAMDYSNYRDILSLDPQGKYHDKVRMMCSYCRQYKVREVPDPYYGGEEGFNYVLDLLLDACEGLLESLTK
- a CDS encoding DUF4336 domain-containing protein; this translates as MHLSRFWGYWFLLPLYPYSQRPTLCREIVPDRVWVFDQLQGILYAVVPIRMTVVALGGGGLLVYAPVAPTQECLSLLQPLIDRYGDVKHIILPTTSGLEHKVYLPAFRRRFPQAQVWLAPGQWSFPINLPSSWLGIQGEVIREGVTPWGTEFDHAILQIDLGKGNFAEIALYHKPTRSLLLTDLVIAFSLEPPEILTVDPFPLLFHSRDTAAEMPTDTPEHRRKGWHRIALFATYFRPAAVQSLSLWATVKQALSSPDRSPRNYFGLYPFRWQHNWEESFYHLWGGGRPIVAPILQELILPQAPYAVKNWLDRVCQWDFTQIIPCHLKAPIPATAQDLRQAFENTKLPDSDTKFVMELEAFLVEKGIARPRPKS